A stretch of the Actinomycetota bacterium genome encodes the following:
- a CDS encoding serine hydrolase domain-containing protein, producing MRARRSILVLLGVLLLSASFVPAGAGSVPQPSARRLKAALRDLVDDPNGPRGAIVVIHRGSNRRVFTSGVANVETGAAMRSDMHMRIASTSKAYSGGVALSLVQQGALSLDDTVADLLPWAPPDWGEVTLGQALHHTSGLPDYTADLGFLDYFADHLEDPLPPRQLLGYAGDELDFDAGTQYQYSNSDNIVVGLMVKAATGRRYERELTMQVRKPLGLLHTSLPRGVEMPRPYIRGYQPPGNPPEDVSELAAAGYAWASGGIVSTPGDQDRFVRGYIGRDLFDRTTQQAQFDFIPGDSDPPGPGDNHAGLAVFRYSTSCGTMYGHTGSIFGYTQFIAASRDGRRSVVVSVNRQTTPTVAPAVFEKLQRVFRLGVCAAMSGSR from the coding sequence GTGAGGGCCCGGCGTTCCATCCTCGTGCTCCTCGGGGTGCTGCTGCTGAGTGCGAGTTTCGTCCCCGCCGGCGCCGGATCGGTTCCGCAGCCATCTGCGCGCCGGCTTAAGGCTGCCCTGCGCGACCTCGTCGATGATCCGAACGGCCCACGCGGTGCGATCGTGGTGATCCACCGAGGGTCGAACCGTCGGGTGTTCACCTCAGGTGTCGCGAACGTTGAGACCGGCGCCGCGATGCGATCCGACATGCATATGCGGATCGCCAGCACGTCGAAGGCCTACAGTGGCGGCGTCGCACTCTCCCTGGTGCAACAGGGCGCGCTGTCGTTAGACGACACGGTCGCCGACCTGCTCCCGTGGGCGCCACCGGACTGGGGAGAGGTGACCCTCGGCCAGGCGCTGCATCACACGAGCGGCCTTCCCGACTACACGGCGGACCTGGGTTTCCTCGACTACTTCGCCGACCATCTCGAGGATCCGCTGCCTCCACGACAGTTGCTGGGATACGCCGGCGACGAGCTCGACTTCGATGCGGGAACGCAGTACCAGTACTCCAACTCCGACAACATCGTCGTCGGCCTGATGGTCAAGGCTGCCACCGGGCGCCGGTACGAGCGGGAGCTCACTATGCAGGTCCGCAAGCCGCTCGGCCTCTTACACACGAGCCTTCCGCGCGGAGTCGAGATGCCCCGCCCGTACATCCGCGGCTACCAGCCCCCGGGGAACCCTCCTGAGGACGTCAGTGAGCTGGCCGCCGCCGGCTACGCGTGGGCGTCGGGCGGCATCGTCTCGACCCCGGGTGATCAGGACCGCTTCGTCCGCGGCTACATCGGACGAGACCTGTTCGACCGAACGACCCAACAGGCGCAGTTCGACTTCATCCCCGGCGACTCGGACCCCCCCGGCCCGGGAGACAACCACGCCGGGTTGGCCGTGTTCCGGTACTCGACGTCGTGCGGAACGATGTACGGCCACACGGGCAGCATCTTCGGGTACACGCAGTTCATCGCGGCGTCGCGCGATGGGCGTCGCTCGGTGGTCGTGTCGGTCAACAGGCAGACGACGCCGACCGTCGCGCCGGCCGTGTTCGAGAAGCTTCAGCGGGTGTTCCGACTGGGCGTCTGCGCTGCGATGTCCGGATCTCGGTGA